The DNA region TGTATTTGTTGATGGAATAGCGCCTTCAAGCTGTCCAAGGATACTCTCACTTCGAAGTGTCCCTAGATTCGTTAGTGTATCTATTGCCTGCTTATATTCTTCGTAGGTACAAAAAGCAGACGGGTCCTTTTCCACATACACACCAATTAGTTGATCAAGTGTTTCAATCTTTTTTGCCCATTGACCCTGCTTTAAATAATCTGAAACAATTGTTTCCAAATATTCATGATACGTTGCTTTATAAGTCTCCTGACTTAATAAGATATTAAAAAGAGGACGTTCTTCCATGGTGACACCACTTACAGGCGTGTCGATAGGAAAATTAACAACCTCTGTCATACTGTTGGATGAGAACCCACCAAAAGCCAAATTATAGTCCCAGGGTAAAATAGTAAGCTTCCCATCATTTTCGTAAATGTAATAGTTTTGTGCCATATTAGAACTATAACTATCTAGATTCACTACTACTGTATGGGCCGCCATATATCTTAGTATGACATCTACATCCCAGTATTTTTCCAGTTCCTCGCCCTCTTGCAAATGCTTCAATGCCTCTATGACCTTTTTCTGATCACTTTCTCCAATTTTTCCCACGCCATTTTCAAATATTGCAGCATAGCTGGTCATTAAATCATCTGTGTACTTAAGGTCACCACCGGTATTCCCATTATTACCCATACCCATGCCTCTTCCTACTATACCTTCTCTTCCTTCAACGCCTTCACCCCTCTTCGGTATAAATTCATCTGAAACGACCCCTTCTCGAGTTCGTGCATCCTGCATACCCGGATTCATAACAACAGCAGAACCACTTGAAGATGTATTACCTTGAGGTCTTTGGGCTTGATTGGCATCCATGTGATTACTGCCTATGTCCATGGATTTGACATTATATAGATTGCCACTGGTATTCCCATAAACACGGCTTTGATAACTATCATCATATAATTCTACAGCAAGATAAAAACCCCATGTTTCGCCATTGACGGAAACGTCTGTAAACCCGTACAAGGGCGTATCCACTTCCATATAGGCCATGATGTCATAAGATAAATATTCCTTCATATAGCTGTTATCACCAATCATATTATTCATGACCATGGTATCAAGGCCCATAAATGTTTGACCTTTAATATACTGATCAAATTTAAGCCTAAAACTGAATCTGTCAGAGGTATCATCTCTAGCGACTTGTGATAGACTTGAGTTGCCTTTTGGGCGTATGCCTACATTTTTTATTTCTTTTCCGTTAATCACCACATCGACCATGATATAGGTTTCTGCCGTCGCATTCTCAAGCATCGTCGACCAAGCCGTTGGGTCAGCAATGATATCTAGACTGATGACGTCACCGTTAAAAACAAAATCTGCATAATCCATAGTCACACTTTCGCTACTTGTAGTATCAAAAGCGTAACCAATCAGTAATGTGCTTATTCCAAGAGCCATCACTGTAGCCATCATGACAATCCAGTGTATGTATTTACTTTTTATCACAAAAATGCCTCCCCTCTATAAATATTCACCGTTGTAACTCACCAATATAGCGTTTTCTACGTTGTTAATTAACAAGAGTTCATTGACGAGACTGGCATTCATATCCAACAATCGTACTTCTACTGTTAACTCAATACCATTTCTAGACACTGTTTTTGCTTTCATCAAATGTTTCTTGGTTTTAGATTTGATAAGAGACAAGACTTCTGTCTCTGCCATATCTTCCAAACAATTGACCACGATTAGATAAGGTGTATCTGTGCTTTTTCGATTTACAAAAATCAAAAGCACGATACTGATAAATATGGAACCAATAATACCAAGGGGTATAAGACCGGCTCCTGTTACAATACCAATTGAAATGGACCAGAATAAAAAAGCAATATCCAGTGATTCTTTGACAGCTGTTCTAAAGCGTACTATGGACAGAGCACCCACCATACCAAGGGATAAAATAATATTTGATGTCACCGCTAAAATGATAAGGGTGGTAATTAAGGTCATCGCAATAAGAGATACCCCAAAAGATGCTGAGTACATAACACCTGTAAAGGTCATCTTATAAACATAAAAAATCATTAGACCTAAACATAGAGATACAACCATAGCAAGGGCTATATCCGTGAGTGAAAAGGTTGCTGCTTTTTCTAAAAAACTGCTTTTAAAAATATCCTGAAATGTCATATATATTCTCCTTTAATTCTGCAAATGGCGTATTTTGAAAAAGCCACTGTTTGTCTGTTAGGAATCTGTGTTGCTGTTGCCATAACTTGTGGTAAAAAATGATCATATTTGACCTCAAGAATGATGTCCTGGATGATGGCTTTTCCGATAAACGTCGGATTTAGAAATTGCTGGATCTGGTCGCTCCCTCTTATGTTAGAGTCTATGGTGATGCGAACATTACCTGCTGAATATATAAAAGCTCTTCTGGTATAATCCACAATGCTTTTTGGGCTCAGTTGCTGACTACGCATCTTTGCGTATAGCTCTTTATGCAAATCCATAGAACTTTCCTTTAAAAAATCTATTTTCCCTTCTAGTAAATACCTGCACTGATCCCCTGTTAAGGGTGCAGATGTTTTGTGGCAAAGTCCTCTATATTTGCTCTTTTTTTCAAGTTTAATATAAGACAAGTCCTCACCATAATAGCGTATTCTAAATTTTTCCCTTGAAGGTACACCATTCACCTTTTCCATCAACGCCTTATCGTAAAGGTTATCAAAGTAAAGGCTCCTGACTTGATAGGTGCCATCTGTTCCTCCATGACTATCTGCTTTTGCAACATGACTGAGTCTTGAAATCAAACCAATGACATCAAACGTATTAATAGAATGCTTCAATTCATGACGGTATTTTCGATTATGCATATTACCGCTCCTTTCTTCGTTATGAACCCATTCTAAAACAAAAACCTTAACCAAACCTTAACTTAAATATTCTAGCTTTTAAGGTTGATTCAAGGTTTGTATTCTAAAATATGATATACTTATTGAATAATTATGTGAAAGGAGAGGAGCCTTAACATGCGCATTCTAATTATTGAAGACGAAGTACCTCTTGCTGAGGCACTGTTGCAGATTCTCAAGAAAAATAATTATTCCGTTGACATGGTCCATGACGGCGAAGCCGGCCTTGACTATAGCTTGAGCAATATTTATGATGTCATCTTGCTGGATATCATGTTACCAAAAATGGACGGATTAACCCTTCTTAAGCATCTAAGAAAAGAAAGCATTCACACGCCTGTACTCCTTCTAACAGCTCGAGGTGAGATTTCACAACGGGTTGAAGGCCTTGATAGCGGTGCTGATGATTATCTTGTCAAACCTTTTGCTTCTGAAGAGCTTCTTGCTAGAATACGTGTCCTTTCTCGTAGAAAGGGTGATGTTCCAATAGATGATGGTCTATCTTATGGAGATCTCAAGTTAAATCCAAGCACGCTAAAACTAACCAAGGACCACCTTGAAATCAAAATGACCTTAAGAGAGTATGAATTACTTGAGCTTCTTATCCTTAGGAAAGGTATGGTAACTTCTAAAGAAAGCATTCTTGAAAAACTTTGGGGTTTTGATACAGAAGCTGAGCACAATCATGTTGAAGTCTATATTTCTTTCCTAAGAAAAAAACTGAACTTTATCGGTTCAACTGTATCCATCCACACTTTACGGGGTGTTGGTTATACTTTGGAGGTGCATTGAATGTTTGAAAAACTAAGAACCCGACTGATTTTAATGAATCTTCTCATCATTACCATATTAATAATCAGTGGCTTTTCGGCGATTTTTATCTTCACTTATAACGATATAAACAGTCGTATTGATATGGAATTACATCGCATTGCTGATTTTCAAGAATTTGGCAATAGCCGTTCATCTTCCCAACCTAATAGACCCAATCCCTCAATCTTAGAACCGAATCGATCCCTTTCTTTTGTTCTTTTTGTTAATGATCAATGGCAATTACTTCGTGCTACCAGTTTTTTTGAAGCAGAAGAAAATTTCTATGATACTGCTATAGAAGCTTTCTTAAAAGAGCGTCCTTCTAAAGTCATCGAATTTGATGGTAGCAAATGGTCTTATTTGGTGAAGTCCAATAACATGGGTTATCACTTGGTCTTTTTAGATGTCACCAGTCAATACGCCATGCTTACAAGATTAATCTATACTTTTTTAGTTGCAATGGCCATTATGCTACTTTTTATTTTCCTCATTAGCCGCTTTTTAACAGACAGATCCATACGTCCTGTAAAAGAGGCTTATGAAAAACAAAAACAGTTTGTCGGCGATGCATCCCATGAACTTAAGACACCACTTGCAGTTATAAATACTAATGTTGACGTACTCCTTGCCAACCATGCATCAAGTATTGCCGATTATTCGAAATGGCTTAAGAATATACAATTCGAGACGGATCGGATGGATCATCTGGTTCATGACTTGCTGTTTCTGACTCAGATGGACCAAGTCAATCCGGATCTCATCTACAGTGTTTTTGACCTAAGTTACACTATTGAAAACGCACTTTTATCGATGGAAGCAATATTGTACGAAAAAGGACTCAAACTGAATCATCAGCTTGAGCCCTCAATGAAAATAAATGGTAATCACCAACAAATCTATCAAGTGATTATGATTTTACTGGATAACGCCATCAAATATACTTCTGAAAAAGGTAGCATTCATTTAAACTTACAAAGGCATAGTCAACATGCTATTTTCACCATCACCAATACCGGTGAGGGTATACCTAAAGAGCATATTAACAGAATTTTTGACCGTTTTTACCGCGTAGATGCCTCTAGGACACGGTCAAGTGGGGGGTACGGTCTTGGTCTTGCTATCGCAAAATCCATAATCGAACAACATCGTGGTAAGATTTCAGTATCAAGTATCCCTAATGAGAGTACTACTTTTATGATAAAACTTAACACACTTTAAAGCACTTAATGAGTCTAGAGTTCCTTAATCACGCAGCGATTTTTACCGGCTACTTTTGCAGCATACATAGCCTGATCTGCCTCTCTAACCATATTTTCAAGGGTCAAATCCTCATACGCAACTGCATGGGCTATACCAATGCTGACCGTAACGTAACCTGTTTTTGTTTTGATGTTTTCTATTTTTAGATTTTCAATGGAAGCTCTTATACGCTCGGCTCTATCTAGCACTTGTTCTTTTGTTAAGTGGGTTATTGCCACAACAAACTCTTCTCCACCATAACGAGCGAGTAGGTCTGTTTTTCTATTTAAAGAATTTTGCATAGACTTTGCAATCTGAATCAGACAATTGTCACCTTCAACATGACCATAAGTATCATTAAAAATCTTAAAATCATCTATATCAAGCATTATAATGGTAAATGACAATGCGCTACGGTTGGCCAACTCAAACATGAAGCTGCCACTCTCGTCAAACTTTCTACGATTGCCGATATGTAATAGTTGATCCGTGTAGGATAAGTCTTTTAGAATTTGATTCTTCTCTTCAAGCTCCTTTGTTCGCGTTGCCACTTCTTCTTCGAGGATTTCTACATGATGTATAATTTTTTGTCCCATGCTATTGAAGCTATTCTTTAATTCATAAATCTCATTTTTATGATGATCCATATCCAACTTAACATAAATGCCTTGCTCAAGTTTCTTAGTTGCATCATTAAGTTTGATAATAGGCATTACAATACGTTTGACACTAACCACTGTCCCTGCAATAAACAATGCTGTGATGAAAGCTACTAAAAGAAGGGTCCAAGCTAAAGTTGTTCTTAGATCTTCTAAAAAATCATCTTTCATCAAAGCGATATAGATATTCCAATCTAAGTTCTCATATGTATAGGACATTTTGGTCACCATATAGGATTTACTATGAATGCTTAAGTCTTCTTCAAAAGATTGATCTGCTGATAAGATAGTCCTGATTACCGAATTATCCACATCATGAATGGATACATTGACAGACTTGTCGTCGACTAATTTAAAAATCTCATCATCTGTGGTTGTTGCCACAAGTTGTTCGTCCTGATCTACGATAAATACCAGACCGTTATTTCCAATAGGTAATTCTCTAAGAGATTCACCTAGCCATGTTAGCAATACATCAACGCCAAAAACGCCAACCAGTTCATCTTTTTCATAATATGGAAGACTTGCTGTAATCGTTGGCTCCTTAAACAAAAAATGGCTGTAGATTGAGCTAAAAACAACACCCTCAGATGACTCTGCACTTGTGTACCAAGGTCTAATTCTAGGGTCAAAATTCTCAAATACCTGAGTCAAGCTGTCAGCACTACCATAGGCATCAATACGATAGTATTCAGAATGGCCGGAGGTGGATGCATTATTACGACCAATATCTATGGTGCCATCAATATTACGTCTTGCACCGTAAAATTCACCACTTGGCAGTCCAACGTAAGACATGGTAACATTGGGATAATGCTTCACCATCATCGAAAAGAAACGTTCTCGGTTTTGGGGATCTTGGGTATTGAGTAAATTATTTTTCATGGCATCATGAGATATACGCGAAAGTTGCGTTGCTTCACCTAGGCGCGTGTTAAGTTCTCTATCTAACATAATCAACATCTCGCCTTGAAGTTCATTTAAGACTTGATTCACCATTTTTTGACTTTGAGTAATCAGTATACCCGCCATCAAAACCATGGTGCATAAAAAACTGATTATAAACGGTCGAAGCAAATCTCCTCTTATAGATTGTTTCCTGTTTGAAAATGGTAATTTCATAAGTCGTCTCCCTCTTTACGTCAAATGTTAGTACCTTATTGTTGGGTGAAAAAGTTGGTTAACCATAAGTATACGCCTACACACTATTCCTGTCTATTATATTATCTTCTCCTAAAGTAGGACGAATGCGGATACGGACAAGTGTACCTTGGCCAACATGTGATGATAAAGTTAAACCATAATCTTGACCATAATAAAGCTTTACCCTCTGATCTACGTTTTGTATACCTACACCACCGAGTCTTACCTCCTGCGGTTTGGTAGTTATCTTGGGATTCTGCATGTCAAAACCACAACCATTATCCTGGACTTCAAGTAAGATATCTTCTCCTTGTCTAAAAACACGTATGTCAATATGACCCGATGTGTCTTGTTTTCTTATACCGTGATAAATGGCATTCTCAACAATGGGCTGCAGAATAATCTTGGGAATGACAATCTCTGAAAGCCCTTCTTCTTCGTATATCGTATAACTTAACTGATTACCATAGCGTTCCTTCTGAATAAAAAGGTATTGTCGTACATGATCGACTTCACCTGCTATGGTCGTTGTTTCACTACCACCACTTAGGGATAATCTAAAAAACCTTGCCAAAGCTTTGGTAATCTCCACCACTTTATCCCCATCTCCAAATTCACCCATCCAAACAATGGTATCCAAGGTATTATATAAAAAATGAGGATTAATCTGACTATGGAGGACATTGAGCTCATAAGATCTTATGGATTTTTCTTGTTGGGCGATGTCGGTCATTAAAGCTTTGATTTTTACAATCATGTCATTATAATGGCTTGCTAAGCTCTGAGCTTCATAACAACCCTGTTCATCAATCGTTATCGCTTTTAAACCGCCCTCAATATCATTCATGGCTTCTTCAAGTTTATTGATTGGGTTCGTTATACGACCGGCAATGAAGGTAGCGCTAATCACCAATATACCTAAACCTACCAAGCCCACTAAAAAAATGGTTTCAATCAGCTGCTGCCTTATCGCTGATAAACCATCTAAAGATGCTAATCCTACAAGGGTCCAGTCAGAATCTCTCAAGCTATATTGATATATGAGCCGATTCATCCCCGGGTCATAGCCTTGAGTCATAGCACTTATCTCTATTAAATTATTTCTTTTGTCTTCATCTTCAAAATACCTGGTGTCTTCATGATAGACCACTTCATTTTGACTATTCAAAATAAAGGCATAACCCTCCATGCCTAGATTAATATCTTTCAAATAATCCTCAATAACGCTGTATTTAAAATCAATGACTAAAACACCTAAATTTTCTCCATTACGATCTTTGATTTCTCTACTTAATGAAATGACCCAGTGCATCTTGTCCATGTTAAATCCTTGCATTCTAGCAGATGTTAGGGTAGGCATAGTCCCTGAATCTATTGCAGATAGGTACCAAGGTTCTTTCATCATATCATCTGACATACTCATGTCTAGGCTAGATTCGTTGGAGATGAGCTGGCCCTCTTTACCGACAACGATGATCGATAGAATGGATTGGTCACCTTCTCTAACTGTGTCTATCAGACGGTTAATGTCCTGTGCCTCGTTGGGTAAAGGTTTTTGAACAGACAGATATCTTATGGTTGAAGGATTCTCTGCTATAATCTTAGTCAGATCCTTCATTTTATCGATATAGGCTTCTATGGCACTACCGCTTTTGTCTACAGCCATTCTTGTACTGTTTAATGTCTCGCTAAGTACAATGCCGGAAATACTGTAATACAAAATAAAGCCAATCAGAACAACCGTTACCAGACTGGCAATAAAATAGAAAAAAGCAATTTGTACTTGAAGTCTCTTGAAAAACTGTTGCTTGAACATGCTAATCCCCTACTTTCTCTCTGTACTGATTGGGGCTATAACCAAATCTTTTCTTAAATGCTGCACTAAAATAATTGGGATCCGTTAAACCTACGGCCTCACTGATTTCATAGTTTTTCATCTGGCTACTCAGTAATAAGAGCTTAGCTTGATCCAATCTTTTGGTTAAGACATATTCTTTAAAAGTTATTCCGAAGATTTTCTTAAAAAGCCCACTTAGATAACCCATACTTAGACCCAGTTCATCTGCAAGGAAGCTTAGTGAAAAATCTGCTTTGTTCATATGCCTTTCCAGTAATTCCAAGATCTGCTCTTTATAACCTGTTTCATCATTGATCTCATTGTCTTTTTCTAACCGAAGGACAAGACCTTCTACAGCCTCATTTTTCTGACTGCTTTTGACCCGTTCAACCAACTTTTCAAGGAGTTGGGCTATATCTTTTTTGGATACAGGTTTTAGAATATAATCATCGACACCTACTTTGATGCCTTGTCTTGCATAGTCAAAATAATCATACCCGGTAATAATAGCTATCTTCACGCTTGGCTTTATAAGCTTAATACGTTCTGCAAACTCAAGACCATTCATTCTAGGCATATTGATATCCGCTAGAACAATATCCGGTTGCTCTCTAATAAAAATCTCAAGGCCGGTTTCACCATTGGCTGCCTCTAACATATCTGTAATACCCACGGCCTTAAGATCGACTAATTTTTTGATACCCATTCTGATAATGGGTTCATCATCCACAATCAACAACTTCATACGCTCACCCAATCCACTTTTAGATGCTAATCCTCAAGTTTTCATATCTATGATTTATTTTACCATATTCATATAGTCGGCGTAACCTTCTTCTTCCATTTTTTCATAGGGCACAAACCGAAGTGCCGCACTATTTAAGCAGTATCTTAATCCACCTTTATCTGCAGGACCATCCGGAAAAACATGTCCGAGATGACTATCACCAATGGTACTTCTTACATCAACTCTTTTGGTGAACAAGGTATTGTCCTCTTTAAAAACAACGGCATTCTCTGAAATAGGTACAAAAAAGCTGGGCCATCCGGTACCGGATTCGTATTTTGCTGCTGATGAGAATAGGGGCTCACCTGTAACGATGTCGACATAAATTCCGGCATCATGATTGTCCCAGTAAGTATTGTCAAATGCAGGCTCTGTTCCGTTTTCTTGTGTTACTTTGTATTGTAAGGGTGTAAGCATGGCTTCTATCTCCTCTTCGGTTGGTTTTTCATAGTTCATAGTTTTCATCTCCAATTCATCAAAATCAATGTGACAATAACCATCCGGATTCTTTTCCAAATAGTCCTGGTGATAGGTCTCTGCCAAGTAATAACCTTTTAGAGGTAATACTTCCGTCACGATTGGTTCTGTATAACGTTCCTGTTCCCTCTCAATCACCGCAGCAATAACATCTAGATCTTCTTCTTTGGTGTAGTAAATACCACTCCTATAAGATTCACCAATATCATTACCTTGTTTATTAAGGGATGTAGGATCCACTACTCTAAAGAAGGCGTCTAATAACTCTTCTAGAGTAACTTTACTGGTGTCGTAAGTAACATGTACCGTTTCTGCATGACCAGAACCGTCTAGGACATCTTCATAACTTGGGTTCTCTGTGTCTCCATTGGCATAACCGGACGTAACATCATAGACCCCATATATACGTGCCATATAAGCTTCAACGCCCCAGAAACAACCTCCGGCAAGCCATATCTCATCCAATTGATCCATATCAAATTCAACTTCTAGGTTAGGATTAGCGGGAAATGGACTATCCGGTGGCGGAACCAGTTTAGAAGATACTGTACCTTCAATGATACCCTCTTGACCGGCACTTTTCATTGTACTTATTTTATTTATGTCTGATCCACTACAAGCTGTAAAAATGAGCAATGCGGTTAAAATCAATACTATTGCTTTTGTAATCATCATTTCAATGCCTCCTTCTAATGTATCATGCTAAAACTTTCATTAATGGTTGCTTCATTCACATGACCGGGTAGTACTTTGACCAATACACCATCTGAACCAATATATGCAGAGGTTGGGTAAGCGCGAACGCCATATTCTCTAGCATACACACCGTCTTCGTCGAGTAAGACGATCATATTCTCAGTGTCTAATCCTTCGTACCAGAGCTTGAAGGCCTCTGTTTCTTTCTCGTTTTTGTAACCCGGTGATACTATCGTTATGACCCTATATCCTTCAGACCTTCCACTTAGATCATCCAGTTCATCCATACCTGAAAGACATATGGAACACCATGATGCCCAAAACTTCACATACACTTTTTCTCCTTTTAATGCTTCAAGAGATAAAGTCTGGCCGTTTGTGTCCATCAAGGTAAAAGCAGGTGCTTGATTACCTTCATTTTTCATACTCTCTTCTTCACTCATCATATCTTCTTCTTCCATCACGTCCTCTTCTTCCATCATGTCTTCTTCTTCCATTACCTCTTCTTCTTCCATCATGTCCTCTTCTATTGTGGTTTCAGACTCCATCTGAGGCTTACCACAACCTACAGCGACTAAAGACATAATCGTTATAAGACCAATTACCATTAATATCTTTTTCATACTACGGCTCCTTTCTTAGTGTTACAAACGCTTCTTATCGAATATTAGTTTCATAAAATACAGTTATATAATTAAGCTGGTCTGTCATAAGTATAATGCCCATGATAATAATGATGATGCCGCCGGCAATTTTTATTTTTCCCATGTGTTTATTTAACTTCTTCATTGGGACTAGAAGTAAATCAGAAAATAAAGCTAATATCATGAATGGAATCATCAAGCCGAGGGCATATATGAACATCAACCAGCCACCATATGCAGCTTGACCTCTACTTGCCGAAAGCGCCATCACAGCACCAAGCACCGGTCCAATACAAGGTGTCCATCCAAAGCTAAAGGTGAAGCCAAGTAGATAGGTACCGAGGATACCGGCATTGTCACTGGCTTTAAGTCTTAGCTTACTTTCCCGCTCAAGTGTTTTAAAGTGTATGAGTCCTGTTTGGTGAATACCAAGTAATATGACTATAGCACCACAGATTCTAATAAACCATGTGGAGCTGATGAGTGAACCCAGACTCCCAGCACCAAACCCTAGCAGGATAAAGCTGGTCGATATCCCGACAACAAATATAAATGTCTTAAAAATCAACATAGGATGGATGGTCAAGGATCCAAATTGTTTACTTGTGCTTTCTCCCCCAACTAAATCAGCTGAAAGACGTGATACATATACCGGTAATATTGGTAAAATACAAGGTGCAAAAAATGATAGAATTCCTGCAACAAAGACCGTACTCATAAATAAAGATTCAGTTGCCATGGTTTCACCTCTTTTCTCGTGTAGCTTAAGTCTATTATATAATGATAATCATTATCATACAATGTATTTGGTTCATCACTTTCTTAGATTACTTCATAAATACTTTAGGTTATGGCGTTAAAACTATTGGATTAATGACTCCGATAATGATATAGTAAATAACAGAAAACAAAGGAGACCTATATGAATACACAAATAGATTTAGATAAAATCCGTACAACAGCAGAAAACTATTATAGAAATGGTGATTTTTATTGCTCTGAGGCTATTGTTAAGACCATCAAAGATGAATTCCAGCTCTCAGTATCCGATGACATCATCGCTGCTGCTTCCGGCTTCCCTGTTGGCATGGGGAACTCTGGATGTAGTTGTGGCGCTGTAGTAGGCGGCATCATGACCTTAGGACTGGTTTTCGGTCGTACTGAGGCTAAAGATAAAAAAGTAGTGAAGACCATGAAATTGGCCAATGAATTACATGAGACTTTTAGAAAAAAACACAAAACCTTATGCTGTAGAGTTTTAACCAAAGGCATGCGACTTGGTTCCCGCAAGCATATGGATCAATGCATCTCTTTTACAGGTGAAGTTGCTGAAGAAGTCGCCAAAATTATAGTTCGAGAATCCGGTAAATTAAGATCATCAAGTAAAAACTGATATATTCCAAATCATCATTAATAAATAAGTTCTAATCTGTATAAATAGAAAGACCAAAGGATTATCCTTTGGTCTTTCTATTTATAGGCTTTTTGTTATGTAAGACAAGATGTATAACAACTTGTAGATTATAATTCGGTATACCCTCTTACTAACCAATAATTGTATCCCTAGTCTTAATTATCGTTGTCATCATCATCGTCGTCATCGTTGTCGTCATCATCATCGTCGTCATCATCGTCATCATCGTCATCATCATCATCGTCATCATCGTCGTCGTCATCATCGTCGTCATTATCGTCATCTTTATCGTCATCTTTATCAAATTCCAGTACTTTTCCTGTATAAGCATCTATCTCAATCTCATATTCTCGACCTTCGAATCTTATCTCAATCTCATACTCTGCATCATCGTCATCATCATCAAATTCAAACTTGATAATTTCGCCATTTGCTAGACCCAAAGCTATTTTCTTTGCCGCTTCTACACCGATGACGTCTCTGGATATACTCGAATCATATTCATCATCATCGTCATCATCATCTTTCTCAAATTCTAGTACTTTTCCTGTATATGCATCTATCTCAATCTCATATTCTCGACCTTCGAATATGAGTTCTATCTCATATTTTAAGTCATTATCGTCGTCATCAAATTCGAATTTTTTAATCTCGCCATTAACTAGACCTAGAGCTATTTTTTGGGCAGCTTCTACACCAATAACTTGTCTGGAATCTGATAACACTGTCGTTTCTTTGGTTGTTTTTTCCGCAGCTTCTGAGGCACTATCTACTTTGTTTTGTTCTGAAGAACTTTTGTTGTTATCTTCTTTATTTTGTGTCGCGCCGGTAACAGCATCTACATTTGCGACTATAACATTTTCTACAACACTTGTTTTTTGATCATCCGTCTTAGCTAGTATTGCTTTATTAGAATCATTCAGATCGCTTTTGTTAATGACAGCATCTGCTGAAGCTGAAGCTACTGTACGTGTTAAAACAAGGGCTTCTATCTGTTTATTTTCTAAATAAACCGATATCATCTGGTTAACTTTATCCACATATTTTTTTTGTGATTGTTCGTCCGTAACGGTAATTGTAACCTTATTGTCCTGACCGCCTGA from Petrocella atlantisensis includes:
- a CDS encoding cytochrome c biogenesis CcdA family protein; translation: MATESLFMSTVFVAGILSFFAPCILPILPVYVSRLSADLVGGESTSKQFGSLTIHPMLIFKTFIFVVGISTSFILLGFGAGSLGSLISSTWFIRICGAIVILLGIHQTGLIHFKTLERESKLRLKASDNAGILGTYLLGFTFSFGWTPCIGPVLGAVMALSASRGQAAYGGWLMFIYALGLMIPFMILALFSDLLLVPMKKLNKHMGKIKIAGGIIIIIMGIILMTDQLNYITVFYETNIR
- a CDS encoding C-GCAxxG-C-C family protein; amino-acid sequence: MNTQIDLDKIRTTAENYYRNGDFYCSEAIVKTIKDEFQLSVSDDIIAAASGFPVGMGNSGCSCGAVVGGIMTLGLVFGRTEAKDKKVVKTMKLANELHETFRKKHKTLCCRVLTKGMRLGSRKHMDQCISFTGEVAEEVAKIIVRESGKLRSSSKN
- a CDS encoding PepSY domain-containing protein; this translates as MKAKLNKTWVGVTTVIFTMAIGLGFFFNAPVNSFTMDVNPSIEILSNRLEKVVEIKPLNEDAEALLLNYTMKDKDLEKVVDDLVDLMILTGYISGGQDNKVTITVTDEQSQKKYVDKVNQMISVYLENKQIEALVLTRTVASASADAVINKSDLNDSNKAILAKTDDQKTSVVENVIVANVDAVTGATQNKEDNNKSSSEQNKVDSASEAAEKTTKETTVLSDSRQVIGVEAAQKIALGLVNGEIKKFEFDDDDNDLKYEIELIFEGREYEIEIDAYTGKVLEFEKDDDDDDDEYDSSISRDVIGVEAAKKIALGLANGEIIKFEFDDDDDDAEYEIEIRFEGREYEIEIDAYTGKVLEFDKDDDKDDDNDDDDDDDDDDDDDDDDDDDDDDDDDDDNDDDDDDDNDN